The following are encoded together in the Lathyrus oleraceus cultivar Zhongwan6 unplaced genomic scaffold, CAAS_Psat_ZW6_1.0 chrUn0014, whole genome shotgun sequence genome:
- the LOC127112031 gene encoding serine carboxypeptidase-like 20 translates to MHEKSLAVRKRMFGRAWPYRANLRDGIVPSWPEITSNSLSAPACVNDEVARNWLNNLEVRKAIHTAEESVVRRWELCTFQLEYDHDLGSMIPYHKNLTSKGYSALIFSGDHDMCVPFTGTEAWTRSLGYKIVDEWRPWLINDQVAGFIQGYANNLTFLTIKGAGHTVPEYKPEEALYFYKHFLDGIPI, encoded by the exons ATGCATGAAAAATCTCTAGCGGTAAGAAAAAGAATGTTTGGTCGTGCTTGGCCCTATAGAGCTAATTTGAGAGATGGAATTGTTCCAAGTTGGCCAGAAATTACAAGCAATAGTCTCAGTGCTCCGGCTTGCGTT AACGACGAGGTTGCCAGGAATTGGTTGAACAATCTAGAGGTCAGGAAAGCTATTCACACTGCAGAG GAAAGTGTAGTTAGGAGATGGGAGTTATGTACATTCCAGCTTGAATACGATCATGATCTAGGGAGTATGATTCCTTACCACAAGAATCTTACTTCAAAAGGATACTCAGCATTGATATTTAG TGGTGATCATGACATGTGTGTCCCATTTACCGGAACGGAAGCATGGACAAGATCACTTGGATATAAGATTGTTGATGAATGGAGACCATGGTTAATCAATGATCAAGTTGCAGG GTTTATACAAGGATATGCCAACAATCTCACATTTCTGACTATAAAG GGAGCTGGACATACTGTTCCAGAATATAAACCAGAGGAGGCATTGTACTTTTACAAACATTTTTTGGATGGAATTCCTATATAA